One Sanguibacter keddieii DSM 10542 genomic window carries:
- a CDS encoding TIGR03842 family LLM class F420-dependent oxidoreductase, translating into MDFGVVLQNHPPASRVVELTRLAETYGFSYAWTFDSPLLWQEPFVVYPQMLAATRKIKVGPMVTNPSTRDWTVLASLFATLNDMFGNRTVCGIGRGDSAVRVLNGRPSTLKALRESIHVIRELANSRSVELNGSTLQFPWSKDSELEMWVAAYGPLALKLTGEVGDGFILQLADPDIAAWMIKVVKDAAEKAGRDPEAIKFCVAAPMYVGDGDSPAERAHMREQCRWFGGMVGNHVADIVSKYGADSSVPKALTDYIEGRQGYDYNEHGLVGNSHTSFVPDEIVERFCLLGSPREHVEKLQALQDLGVHQFAGYLQHDNKEETLRLYGERVIPAMAEHVTAKA; encoded by the coding sequence ATGGACTTCGGTGTCGTCCTCCAGAACCACCCGCCGGCGTCGCGTGTCGTCGAGCTCACGCGCCTGGCCGAGACCTACGGGTTCTCGTACGCGTGGACCTTCGACTCCCCGCTGCTGTGGCAGGAGCCCTTCGTCGTGTACCCGCAGATGCTCGCGGCGACGCGCAAGATCAAGGTCGGGCCGATGGTGACGAACCCGTCGACGCGTGACTGGACGGTCTTGGCGTCGTTGTTCGCCACGCTCAACGACATGTTCGGCAACCGCACGGTGTGCGGGATCGGGCGCGGGGACTCGGCCGTGCGGGTGCTCAACGGGCGCCCGTCGACCCTCAAGGCGCTGCGCGAGTCCATCCACGTGATCCGCGAGCTGGCGAACAGCCGCAGCGTCGAGCTCAACGGCTCGACCCTGCAGTTCCCGTGGAGCAAGGACTCCGAGCTCGAGATGTGGGTCGCGGCCTACGGGCCGCTGGCGCTCAAGCTCACCGGCGAGGTGGGGGACGGGTTCATCCTGCAGCTCGCCGACCCGGACATCGCCGCGTGGATGATCAAGGTGGTCAAGGACGCCGCGGAGAAGGCCGGTCGGGACCCCGAGGCCATCAAGTTCTGCGTCGCGGCGCCCATGTACGTCGGTGACGGCGACTCGCCGGCCGAGCGGGCGCACATGCGCGAGCAGTGCCGCTGGTTCGGCGGGATGGTCGGCAACCACGTGGCCGACATCGTGTCGAAGTACGGCGCGGACTCGTCCGTCCCCAAGGCGCTCACCGACTACATCGAGGGCCGCCAGGGCTACGACTACAACGAGCACGGCCTCGTGGGGAACTCGCACACGAGCTTCGTGCCCGACGAGATCGTCGAGCGGTTCTGCCTGCTCGGTTCCCCGCGAGAGCACGTCGAGAAGCTCCAGGCGCTGCAAGACCTCGGTGTGCACCAGTTCGCCGGGTACCTCCAGCACGACAACAAGGAGGAGACGCTGCGGCTGTACGGCGAGCGGGTCATCCCGGCGATGGCCGAGCACGTGACGGCCAAGGCATGA
- the hydA gene encoding dihydropyrimidinase: protein MYTLITGGTVVNATGTGLADVLVEDEKIVAVLEPGSAVLGETFLAGVDRRIDATGKYVLPGGIDAHTHMEMPFGGTFASDSFETGTRAAAWGGTTTIIDFSVQYAGQDVLTQFAAWHEKAAGKCAVDYAFHQIIGGVDDVSLAAMDTLIDEGVSSFKLFMAYKGVFLSDDGQIVQAMQRVSNNGGLLMMHAENGSVIDLLQQQALQRGDTDPIHHGLTRPWQTEEEATYRAIRLAELTGAPLYVVHVSAKQAAQRIAEARDTGQNVFGETCPQYLWLSLEEQLGAPGFEGSKWVCSTPLRSRADGHQEHMWRSLRTNDLQLVSTDHCPFCMKGQKELGVGDFTKIPNGIGSVEHRLDLIYQGVVTGKISLERWVEICCTTPARMFGLYGKKGVIQPGADADVVVYDPAGHTSISVESHHMNLDYSAWEGFEVDGHVDVVLSRGKVLIEDGEYHGRPGHGRYVKRGLSQYLI from the coding sequence ATGTACACCCTCATCACCGGCGGCACCGTCGTCAACGCGACCGGCACGGGCCTGGCCGACGTCCTCGTCGAGGACGAGAAGATCGTCGCGGTCCTCGAGCCGGGCTCCGCGGTCCTCGGCGAGACCTTCCTCGCGGGGGTGGACCGCAGGATCGACGCGACCGGCAAGTACGTGCTCCCGGGCGGCATCGACGCGCACACCCACATGGAGATGCCCTTCGGCGGGACCTTCGCCTCGGACAGCTTCGAGACGGGGACGCGTGCGGCGGCGTGGGGCGGGACGACGACGATCATCGACTTCTCGGTCCAGTACGCGGGGCAGGACGTGCTCACGCAGTTCGCCGCGTGGCACGAGAAGGCGGCGGGGAAGTGCGCGGTGGACTACGCCTTCCACCAGATCATCGGCGGGGTCGACGACGTCTCCCTGGCGGCGATGGACACGCTCATCGACGAGGGCGTGTCGAGCTTCAAGCTGTTCATGGCCTACAAGGGCGTGTTCCTCTCCGACGACGGCCAGATCGTGCAGGCGATGCAGCGGGTGTCGAACAACGGCGGGCTGCTCATGATGCACGCGGAGAACGGGTCGGTCATCGACCTGCTCCAGCAGCAGGCCCTGCAGCGTGGGGACACCGACCCGATCCACCACGGGCTCACCCGCCCGTGGCAGACGGAGGAGGAGGCCACGTACCGGGCCATCCGGCTCGCCGAGCTCACGGGGGCGCCGCTGTACGTGGTGCACGTGTCGGCCAAGCAGGCCGCGCAGCGCATCGCCGAGGCTCGTGACACCGGGCAGAACGTGTTCGGGGAGACCTGCCCGCAGTACCTGTGGCTGTCCCTCGAGGAGCAGCTCGGGGCGCCGGGCTTCGAGGGCTCGAAGTGGGTGTGCTCGACGCCGCTGCGCTCGCGGGCCGACGGTCACCAGGAGCACATGTGGCGCTCGCTGCGCACCAACGACCTGCAGCTCGTGAGCACGGACCACTGCCCGTTCTGCATGAAGGGTCAGAAGGAGCTGGGTGTCGGCGACTTCACGAAGATCCCCAACGGCATCGGGTCGGTCGAGCACCGCCTCGACCTCATCTACCAGGGCGTGGTGACCGGCAAGATCTCGCTCGAGCGCTGGGTCGAGATCTGCTGCACGACGCCGGCGCGGATGTTCGGCCTGTACGGGAAGAAGGGCGTGATCCAGCCCGGGGCCGACGCGGACGTCGTGGTGTACGACCCGGCGGGCCACACGAGCATCTCGGTGGAGTCGCACCACATGAACCTCGACTACTCCGCGTGGGAGGGCTTCGAGGTCGACGGTCACGTGGACGTCGTGCTGTCCCGCGGGAAGGTGCTCATCGAGGACGGCGAGTACCACGGGCGCCCCGGTCACGGTCGGTACGTCAAGCGCGGTCTCTCGCAGTACCTGATCTGA
- a CDS encoding nitrilase-related carbon-nitrogen hydrolase — MTIVRTALTQATWTGDKESMLAKHEQFTRDAAAQGAKIICYQELFYGPYFGIVQDTKYYEYAESVPGPITERFQALAKELDIVIVLPVYEEDQPGVLYNTAAVIDSDGSYLGKYRKHHIPHLPKFWEKFYFRPGNLGYPVFDTAVGKIGVNICYDRHFPEGWRALALNGAQIVFNPNATAPGISNRLWEIEQPAAAVANGMFVVATNRVGLEDNEYGDEAVNFYGSSYVVGPDGAFVGEVGSSTEPELLIRDIDLGKVREVRERWQFFRDRRPDAYGPLVAP; from the coding sequence GTGACCATCGTGAGGACCGCACTGACCCAGGCCACGTGGACCGGCGACAAGGAGTCCATGCTCGCCAAGCACGAGCAGTTCACCCGCGACGCCGCCGCCCAGGGCGCGAAGATCATCTGCTACCAGGAGCTCTTCTACGGCCCGTACTTCGGGATCGTCCAGGACACCAAGTACTACGAGTACGCCGAGTCGGTCCCGGGGCCGATCACCGAGCGCTTCCAGGCCCTGGCCAAGGAGCTCGACATCGTCATCGTGCTCCCCGTGTACGAGGAGGACCAGCCCGGGGTCCTCTACAACACCGCCGCCGTGATCGACTCCGACGGCAGCTACCTCGGCAAGTACCGCAAGCACCACATCCCGCACCTGCCGAAGTTCTGGGAGAAGTTCTACTTCCGTCCCGGGAACCTCGGGTACCCCGTGTTCGACACCGCCGTCGGGAAGATCGGCGTCAACATCTGCTACGACCGGCACTTCCCCGAGGGGTGGCGGGCCCTCGCGCTCAACGGCGCACAGATCGTGTTCAACCCGAACGCGACGGCCCCCGGCATCTCGAACCGCCTGTGGGAGATCGAGCAGCCGGCCGCAGCCGTCGCCAACGGGATGTTCGTCGTGGCGACCAACCGGGTGGGCCTCGAGGACAACGAGTACGGGGACGAGGCCGTGAACTTCTACGGGTCCTCCTACGTCGTCGGACCCGACGGCGCGTTCGTCGGCGAGGTGGGTTCGTCGACCGAGCCCGAGCTGCTCATCCGCGACATCGACCTCGGGAAGGTCCGCGAGGTCCGCGAGCGCTGGCAGTTCTTCCGCGACCGCCGCCCGGACGCGTACGGCCCGCTCGTCGCTCCCTGA
- a CDS encoding aminotransferase class I/II-fold pyridoxal phosphate-dependent enzyme, which yields MDLAELVTDRSPAGIAATLARLIRSGEIAADERMPTVRDVAAQLRVSPGTVSGAWHALAEAGLVRTRGRAGTFVLSQRSTWLPPRYRDLAAGDQVPYRVDLSSGTPDPQLLPPLGGAFARLARRTQGATTSSYLGPALIAPLERRLRADWPFVPEALTVVDGAMDGLSRVLELRVRLGSRVAVENPSFPPFYDLLDHLGAQTLGVDVDEHGMTPDGLSRALDAGPGVVLLQPRAHNPTGASLTAARAAELADVLRRHPRGADVLVVEDDHSGSICQAPDVSLGTHLPGQVVHVRSFSKSHGPDLRIAAMSAPADLMRDVVARRMLGPGWTSRMLQEVLLELLTDSTVRESVAQARTAYALRQREVSRAVRATGATLRAGDGLNMWLPVVDERAASVHLAALGIRCAPGAPFTTGGPGTPSGHLRISLGQVRHGYEEIGTALGAAAQQR from the coding sequence ATGGACCTCGCCGAGCTCGTCACCGACCGCTCTCCCGCCGGCATCGCCGCGACGCTCGCCCGGCTCATCAGGTCCGGTGAGATCGCTGCCGACGAGAGGATGCCGACGGTCCGGGACGTCGCCGCGCAGCTGCGGGTGAGCCCGGGGACGGTCTCGGGCGCGTGGCACGCCCTCGCCGAGGCCGGGCTGGTACGCACCCGCGGACGGGCGGGCACCTTCGTCCTCAGCCAGCGGTCGACGTGGCTCCCGCCGCGGTACCGGGACCTCGCCGCGGGCGACCAGGTGCCCTACCGCGTCGACCTGTCTTCGGGGACCCCCGACCCGCAGCTCTTGCCGCCTCTCGGCGGTGCCTTCGCACGGCTCGCCCGGCGGACGCAGGGGGCGACCACGTCGAGCTACCTGGGTCCGGCGCTCATCGCGCCGCTCGAGCGCCGGCTCCGCGCAGACTGGCCCTTCGTGCCCGAGGCGCTCACCGTCGTCGACGGTGCGATGGACGGGCTCAGCCGCGTGCTCGAGCTCAGGGTGCGACTGGGGTCACGGGTGGCCGTCGAGAACCCGTCCTTCCCGCCGTTCTACGACCTGCTCGACCACCTGGGCGCACAGACCCTCGGGGTCGACGTCGACGAGCACGGCATGACGCCCGACGGGCTGTCGCGGGCGCTCGACGCCGGGCCCGGGGTGGTGCTGCTCCAGCCGCGTGCCCACAACCCGACGGGCGCCTCCCTCACGGCGGCACGGGCTGCCGAGCTCGCCGACGTACTGCGCCGGCACCCGCGCGGAGCCGACGTCCTCGTCGTCGAGGACGACCACTCGGGCAGCATCTGCCAGGCGCCCGACGTCAGTCTGGGGACCCACCTGCCGGGCCAGGTGGTGCACGTGCGGTCCTTCTCGAAGTCGCACGGACCTGACCTGCGGATCGCCGCGATGTCGGCGCCGGCCGACCTCATGCGCGACGTCGTGGCACGGCGGATGCTCGGCCCCGGGTGGACCAGCCGGATGCTGCAAGAGGTGCTGCTCGAGCTCCTCACGGACTCGACGGTCCGGGAGAGCGTCGCCCAGGCCCGCACCGCCTACGCCCTGCGCCAGCGCGAGGTCTCACGTGCCGTGCGGGCCACGGGAGCGACGCTGCGCGCCGGCGACGGGCTCAACATGTGGCTCCCGGTCGTCGACGAGCGGGCCGCCTCGGTGCACCTGGCGGCACTCGGCATCCGGTGCGCGCCCGGCGCCCCCTTCACGACGGGCGGTCCCGGGACGCCCTCGGGGCACCTACGGATCTCGCTCGGGCAGGTGCGCCACGGCTACGAGGAGATCGGAACGGCGCTGGGGGCAGCGGCGCAGCAGCGGTGA
- a CDS encoding dipeptide ABC transporter ATP-binding protein yields MSTNTETTVPLVSVDGLTVRFEGQDTPAVGGVSWSLERGQVLALVGESGSGKSVTAFSVLGLLPATATVAGSVRLAVERDGQPVELVGASSDTLRGIRGGVVGLVSQEPMNAWNPVLTIGWQIIEAVRTHAKVSRAQARERLLQLLHEVGLPDPERVARSYPHQLSGGQLQRALIAMSLSADPVALIADEPTTALDVTVQAGILELLRSLRDSRGMAIVLITHDMGVVADLADEVVVMRRGLVVEKAPAATLFSDPQDPYTRELLDAVPRLGALPEAEALVADQDEALGAGTASSTAEDEPAARARVGTTAAARSAAASPAPATSAPPVDLRDLHVVYPGARRSAPVHAADGVTLRIDRGEMLGLVGESGSGKSTVGQVLAGLVPATSGSVRVCDVDLREASRREQLAVRKRVGVVFQDPASTLNPRWTIAQAIGEPLGLHTSLRGSELRERVAELLEVVQLSPDLADRFSHELSGGQRQRVSIARAVALDPDVLIADEPTSALDVSVQQRVLEVFADLQQRLGFSCLFISHNLAVVERVTGRVAVMHQGRIVEQGPTRDVLGSPQDPYTQRLLAAAPVADPTVQADRRAHWLTLTD; encoded by the coding sequence GTGAGCACGAACACCGAGACCACCGTGCCTCTCGTCTCCGTCGACGGTCTGACCGTCCGGTTCGAGGGCCAGGACACGCCCGCCGTCGGCGGGGTGTCCTGGTCGCTCGAGCGCGGGCAGGTGCTCGCCCTGGTGGGCGAGTCCGGCTCGGGCAAGAGCGTCACGGCGTTCTCCGTGCTCGGGCTGCTGCCGGCGACGGCCACCGTCGCCGGCAGCGTCCGGCTGGCCGTCGAGCGTGACGGCCAGCCGGTCGAGCTCGTCGGCGCCTCCTCGGACACCCTGCGGGGTATCCGGGGCGGTGTCGTCGGCCTCGTGTCGCAGGAGCCCATGAACGCCTGGAACCCGGTCCTGACGATCGGGTGGCAGATCATCGAGGCCGTCCGTACCCACGCGAAGGTCTCCCGCGCCCAGGCGCGCGAGCGCCTCCTCCAGCTGCTCCACGAGGTCGGGCTGCCCGACCCCGAGCGGGTCGCACGGTCCTACCCCCACCAGCTCTCGGGTGGCCAGCTGCAGCGTGCGCTCATCGCGATGTCGCTCAGCGCCGACCCGGTCGCGCTCATCGCCGACGAGCCGACCACCGCCCTCGACGTCACCGTCCAGGCCGGGATCCTCGAGCTGCTCCGCTCGTTGCGCGACTCCCGCGGCATGGCGATCGTGCTCATCACCCACGACATGGGCGTGGTCGCGGACCTTGCCGACGAGGTCGTCGTCATGCGCCGCGGGCTCGTCGTCGAGAAGGCCCCAGCGGCCACGCTGTTCTCCGACCCGCAGGACCCCTACACGCGGGAGCTGCTCGACGCCGTGCCCAGGCTCGGCGCGCTGCCCGAGGCCGAGGCGCTCGTCGCTGACCAGGACGAGGCGCTCGGCGCGGGTACTGCCAGCTCGACAGCCGAGGACGAGCCCGCGGCACGCGCACGCGTCGGCACCACCGCTGCCGCGCGCTCTGCTGCTGCGTCGCCTGCACCCGCAACCTCAGCACCTCCTGTCGACCTCCGCGACCTCCACGTCGTCTACCCGGGCGCGCGCCGTTCGGCCCCCGTCCACGCCGCCGACGGCGTGACGCTGCGCATCGACCGCGGCGAGATGCTCGGCCTCGTCGGCGAGTCCGGCTCCGGCAAGTCGACCGTGGGCCAGGTGCTCGCCGGTCTCGTGCCCGCCACGTCGGGCTCGGTCAGGGTCTGCGACGTGGACCTGCGGGAGGCTTCCCGGAGAGAACAGCTGGCCGTGCGCAAGCGCGTCGGAGTCGTCTTCCAGGACCCGGCGTCGACGCTCAACCCCCGCTGGACCATCGCGCAGGCGATCGGAGAGCCGCTCGGCCTGCACACCTCGCTGCGCGGTTCCGAGCTCCGTGAGCGGGTGGCGGAGCTGCTCGAGGTCGTCCAGCTCTCGCCGGACCTCGCCGACAGGTTCTCGCACGAGCTCTCGGGCGGGCAGCGTCAGCGCGTCTCGATCGCGCGGGCTGTGGCCCTCGACCCCGACGTGCTCATCGCCGACGAGCCGACGAGCGCGCTCGACGTGTCGGTCCAGCAGCGTGTCCTCGAGGTCTTCGCGGACCTGCAGCAGCGGCTCGGGTTCTCGTGCCTGTTCATCTCGCACAACCTCGCCGTCGTCGAGCGGGTCACGGGTCGTGTCGCGGTGATGCACCAGGGCCGGATCGTCGAGCAGGGCCCGACGCGCGACGTGCTCGGCTCGCCCCAGGACCCGTACACGCAGCGGCTGCTCGCCGCCGCGCCGGTCGCCGACCCGACCGTCCAGGCGGACCGCCGTGCGCACTGGCTCACGCTGACCGACTGA